One part of the Amaranthus tricolor cultivar Red isolate AtriRed21 chromosome 16, ASM2621246v1, whole genome shotgun sequence genome encodes these proteins:
- the LOC130803120 gene encoding amino acid transporter AVT6C-like, which produces MEKEERDTELGIPLLQEIQSPIDINGEKGASLASAVFNISTTMIGAGIMSIPATFKVLGVFPSLSVVLIVALMGDITGEFMLRYTHSGKSTSYAGLMGESFGRIGALALQICVIITSFGCLIIYLIIIGDVLAGTQSGSTIHTGILQEWFGFYWWTSRSFAILFVVLIVILPLVLFRRVDSLRYTSLLAILLAVVFIVISSFMAIEALLEGKTQNLRLMPDFSDKGAIFSLFTTLPVFMTAFGYQINVHPVRAELGEPSDMRLAIRISLLICALFYFSIGFFGYLLFGDSINADMLVNFDQIGHGTVISLVINAIVRLSYAIHLMLVFPIINYCLRFNIDELFFPDKPDLAKDKTRFLGLTVILLILVYVVAIAIPSIWYCFQILGSTTVLCLILIFPSSIVLRDVHGISSVWDKAVAGILILIALSMSVIALWTNLSTPAGSEA; this is translated from the exons atgGAAAAAGAAGAGAGGGATACAGAATTAGGGATTCCATTATTACAAGAAATTCAATCACCAATTGATATAAATGGGGAAAAAGGAGCAAGTTTAGCAAGTGCTGTATTCAATATATCAACAACCAtgattggagctggaattatgTCAATTCCTGCAACATTTAAGGTTTTGGGTGTTTTCCCTTCTTTGTCTGTTGTTCTAATTGTTGCTTTGATGGGAGATATTACTGGAGAGTTTATGTTAAGGTATACTCATTCTGGAAAATCAACTTCATATGCTGGTTTAATGGGTGAATCTTTTGGAAGAATTGGTGCTCTTGCTTTGCaaatttgtgttattattacaAGTTTTGGGTGTCTTATTATTTATCTCATAATTATTG GGGACGTACTTGCAGGAACCCAGTCCGGGAGCACCATACACACAGGAATACTACAGGAATGGTTTGGATTTTATTGGTGGACGTCACGCTCGTTTGCGATTCTCTTTGTTGTGCTTATTGTCATCCTTCCATTGGTGTTATTTCGTCGTGTAG ATTCACTTCGGTACACTTCGTTACTAGCCATACTTCTCGCGGTGGTGTTTATCGTCATATCCTCGTTCATGGCAATAGAAGCATTATTGGAAGGGAAAACACAAAACTTGAGGCTAATGCCAGATTTTTCGGATAAAGGAGCCATCTTTAGTCTGTTTACGACACTCCCGGTTTTTATGACTGCGTTTGGATACCAAATCAATG TTCATCCGGTCAGAGCAGAGCTTGGGGAACCTTCAGACATGAGATTGGCTATCAGGATATCACTCTTGATATGTgctctcttttatttttctatcgGCTTCTTCGGTTACCTACTATTTGGGGATTCTATCAATGCGGATATGTTGGTGAACTTCGATCAGATCGGTCATGGTACCGTGATATCTTTAGTAATCAATGCCATTGTTCGTTTAAGCTACGCAATTCACCTCATGCTAGTGTTTCCTATAATAAATTACTGCCTGAGATTCAATATAGACGAGCTCTTTTTCCCCGACAAGCCAGACTTGGCGAAAGACAAGACACGATTCCTAGGCCTCACAGTTATACTACTGATCCTCGTCTATGTAGTCGCGATTGCGATACCAAGCATATGGTATTGCTTTCAAATTCTGGGTTCGACAACGGTTCTTTGCCTTATACTCATATTTCCATCCAGTATTGTTTTGAG GGATGTTCATGGGATATCTTCGGTATGGGACAAGGCGGTCGCAGGAATCCTTATACTAATCGCGTTGTCTATGAGCGTAATTGCTTTATGGACCAACTTGTCCACTCCTGCAGGAAGTGAAGCTTAG
- the LOC130803121 gene encoding nucleolar GTP-binding protein 1-like — MVQYNLKKITVVPNGKEMIDIVLSRTQRQTPTVVHKGYAISRLRQFYMRKVKYTQQNFHEKLSAIIDEFPRLDDIHPFYGDLLHVLYNKDHYKLALGQINTARNLISKISKDYVKLLKYGDSLYRCKCLKVAALGRMCTVVKRIGPSLSYLEQVRQHMARLPSIDPNTRTILICGYPNVGKSSFMNKVTRADVDVQPYAFTTKSLFVGHTDYKYLRYQVIDTPGILDRPFEDRNIIEMCSITALAHLRAAVLFFLDISGSCGYTIAQQAALFHSIKSLFMNKPLIIVCNKTDLQPFDSIPEEDKKLVMEMKAEALKTVVGQGGEARVLLTMSTLTEEGVVAVKNAACDRLLDQRVELKMKSKKINDCLNRFHVAMPKPRDQKERPVCIPPGVLEAKAKEALEKAEKEKRKTERDLEEENGGAGVYSASLKKHYILANDEWKEDIMPEFLDGHNVYDFVDPDILHRLEELEREEGLRLADEAEEEFEMDGVELTPEEKEALAAIRKKKSLLIQEHRLKKSTAGNNPIVPRKFDKDRKFTTERMGRQLSKLGLDPSAAIERARSKSRGRKRQRSPDMGGDEDTMDMDIEQSNKKQRTLSRSRSRSKSRPPTEVIPGEGLKDSVQKGKAIKLAKKSLNKRNKSARRGEADRVIPNLKPKHLFSGKRSNGKTDRR, encoded by the coding sequence ATGGTGCAGtataatttaaagaaaattactGTTGTTCCCAATGGGAAAGAAATGATAGACATTGTTCTATCTCGGACACAACGACAAACCCCAACAGTTGTCCATAAAGGTTATGCAATTTCTCGGCTTCGTCAGTTTTATATGAGAAAGGTGAAATACACACAGCAGAATTTTCATGAAAAGCTGTCTGCTATCATTGATGAGTTTCCAAGGCTTGATGATATTCATCCCTTTTATGGTGATCTCCTTCATGTTCTGTATAACAAGGATCACTACAAGCTTGCCCTTGGCCAAATTAATACTGCTAGAAATCTGATTTCGAAGATTTCTAAGGATTATGTTAAGTTGTTGAAGTACGGAGATTCACTTTACAGATGCAAGTGTCTTAAGGTTGCTGCTCTGGGTCGAATGTGTACTGTGGTAAAGAGAATCGGCCCTAGTTTGTCTTATCTTGAGCAGGTTAGGCAACACATGGCTAGGTTGCCTTCTATTGACCCGAATACAAGAACAATATTGATCTGTGGTTACCCCAATGTTGGGAAAAGTTCATTCATGAACAAGGTCACTAGAGCTGATGTAGATGTGCAGCCGTATGCATTTACAACAAAGTCTCTTTTTGTTGGTCATACAGATTACAAGTATCTGAGGTATCAAGTGATAGACACCCCTGGGATTCTGGACCGGCCATTTGAAGATCGGAATATCATTGAGATGTGTAGTATTACTGCTCTTGCGCATCTGCGTGCCGCAGTTCTCTTCTTCTTGGATATTTCTGGATCATGTGGGTATACAATTGCCCAACAAGCTGCTCTTTTTCATAGTATCAAGTCTCTTTTCATGAATAAGCCATTGATCATAGTCTGCAATAAGACTGATTTGCAGCCATTTGATAGTATTCCTGAAGAAGACAAGAAGTTGGTTATGGAAATGAAAGCTGAGGCTCTGAAAACAGTGGTAGGCCAGGGAGGGGAAGCAAGAGTACTTCTAACAATGAGTACTTTGACTGAGGAAGGCGTTGTTGCGGTGAAGAATGCAGCCTGTGATAGGTTGTTAGATCAAAGGGTGGAACTGAAGATGAAGTCTAAGAAGATTAATGATTGCTTAAACCGTTTTCATGTAGCAATGCCAAAACCTCGTGATCAGAAGGAAAGGCCTGTTTGTATTCCGCCTGGAGTTTTGGAAGCCAAGGCCAAGGAAGCACTGGAGAAGGCTGAGAAAGAAAAGAGGAAAACTGAAAGAGATCTTGAAGAAGAGAATGGTGGAGCAGGTGTATACTCGGCTAGTTTGAAAAAACATTACATCTTAGCCAATGATGAATGGAAAGAGGATATCATGCCAGAATTTCTTGATGGGCACAATGTTTATGACTTTGTCGATCCTGATATCTTGCATAGGCTTGAAGAGCTGGAGAGAGAAGAAGGGCTTCGTCTTGCTGACGAAGCCGAGGAAGAATTTGAGATGGATGGTGTCGAACTTACACCGGAAGAGAAAGAAGCATTGGCAGCAATCAGGAAAAAGAAAAGCTTGCTCATTCAAGAACACAGGTTAAAGAAGAGTACCGCAGGGAATAATCCTATTGTTCCTAGGAAATTTGACAAGGATAGGAAGTTTACAACTGAGAGAATGGGGAGGCAGTTGTCCAAATTGGGTCTAGATCCTTCTGCAGCAATAGagagggcccgcagcaaatcaAGGGGTCGGAAGAGACAAAGATCACCTGATATGGGCGGAGATGAGGATACCATGGATATGGATATCGAGCAATCCAACAAGAAACAGCGTACTCTATCTCGATCAAGGTCTAGGTCAAAATCACGGCCACCCACTGAAGTTATCCCTGGAGAAGGATTAAAGGACTCTGTCCAGAAAGGCAAGGCTATCAAGCTGGCCAAGAAATCTCTTAACAAGAGGAACAAGAGTGCACGTCGGGGAGAAGCTGATAGAGTCATCCCTAATCTCAAACCTAAGCACTTGTTCTCTGGAAAGCGCTCCAATGGTAAAACAGATAGGCGTTGA
- the LOC130803124 gene encoding 40S ribosomal protein S21-like — translation MQNDEGEIIDLYVPRKCSATNRLITAKDHASVQINIGHLDDRGVYTGTATTFALSGFIRAQGDADSALDRLWQKKKAQIGQ, via the exons ATGCAGAACGATGAGGGAGAGATTATAGATCTTTACGTTCCAAGGAAATG CTCGGCTACTAACAGGCTGATTACTGCTAAGGACCATGCATCGGTTCAAATCAACATTGGTCACTTGGATGATAGGGGTGTCTACACCGGCACTGCCACTACCTTTGCTCTTTCAGGCTTCATTCGTGCTCAG GGTGATGCCGACAGTGCTCTAGATCGCCTCTGGCAGAAGAAAAAGGCCCAAATTGGTCAGTAA
- the LOC130803122 gene encoding uncharacterized protein LOC130803122 isoform X4 produces the protein MRGLASQLYSYFCRFKPRNVQSSSTSSLFKTKEEISMEEEAERKVGWLLKLIFAGTATAVGYQLFPYMGDNLIQQSVSLLQVKDPLFKRMGASRLARFAVDDERRLKILEMGGAEELVKMLDSAKDNKTRKEALKALSALSDSDEAAAALHRAGAVSAIRSVPDSADDQDITTYKSNLLIRFQDSRYN, from the exons ATGCGTGGATTAGCATCTCAACTTTATTCT tatttttgcaGATTTAAACCAAGAAATGTACAATCTAGTAGcacttcttcattgttcaaaaCTAAAG AAGAAATAAGCATGGAAGAGGAAGCTGAGAGAAAAGTTGGATGGTTGCTTAAACTTATATTTGCTGGCACTGCTACTGCTGTCGGTTACCAGCTTTTTCCTTATATGG GAGATAACTTAATTCAGCAATCTGTGTCACTTTTGCAAgttaaagatcctttatttaaGAGAATGGGAGCATCTAGGCTTGCTCGTTTCGCTGTCGATG ATGAAAGGAGGCTGAAGATTTTAGAGATGGGTGGAGCGGAAGAGCTTGTCAAAATGCTGGACTCTGCTAAAGACAACAAAACGCGAAAAGAAGCACTTAAAGCTCTTTCTGCTCTTTCAGATTCAG ACGAAGCTGCTGCTGCCTTACACCGAGCTGGAGCTGTTTCGGCAATTAGGTCTGTTCCAGACTCCGCAGATGATCAAGACATCACTACATACAAGTCAAATTTACTGATAAGATTCCAAGATTCAAGATACAATTGA